The Monomorium pharaonis isolate MP-MQ-018 chromosome 5, ASM1337386v2, whole genome shotgun sequence genome includes a window with the following:
- the LOC105829272 gene encoding pancreatic triacylglycerol lipase isoform X1 — protein sequence MFQNIVSKQIFVLVILWHSAYSQQWESGLRQRYDGYGEDWIFMPDGNGQPQVAVLRIPETRGVLDNSEIAYIIYTRSNPEKGVRMTLNNVTNLANSGFKPSRKTKFITHGWKSSAMSTGLLNMKEAFLTHGDYNVILVDWEPLAASTFYLGPMQNTVRVGNDAANFIDFLVKETGLKTEDVHFIGHSLGAHVAGNAGGSTTSGKLSRVTGLDPALPGFHMLASEKTRLDPTDAKFVDVIHSCGGVLGFLQPLGKADFYPNAGTAIQPGCCCVPEIMGKLSPSLARILVWKTKHFILSILEACSHGRSYVYFTESINSKTGLPARKCDSWDSYMTGKCANSQVVLMGEHVDQTAKGLFFLRTRSDPPYAYIPEVTNNNVST from the exons ATGTTTCAGAATATAGTGTCAAAACAAATCTTTGTTCTTGTTATATTGTGGCATTCTGCGTATTCGCAACAATGGGAAAGTGGTTTGCGTCAAAGATACGATGGCTATGGAGAGGATTGGATATTCATGCCTGACGGCAACGGGCAACCTCAAGTAGCAGTGTTAAGGATTCCAGAAACGAGAGGCGTATTGGACAATTCGGAAATAGCCTACATCATTTACACTCG atctaATCCGGAAAAAGGTGTACGAATGACTCTAAATAACGTTACGAATCTCGCTAACTCCGGCTTCAAACCCTCGCGGAAAACGAAATTTATAACTCACGGATGGAAATCGAGCGCCATGAGTACCGGACTTTTAAACATGAAAGAAG CTTTTCTCACTCACGGCGACTACAATGTCATCCTTGTGGATTGGGAACCCTTGGCCGCAAGCACATTTTATTTGGGACCGATGCAAAACACCGTAAGAGTCGGAAATGACGCTGCAAACTTTATAGATTTCTTAGTGAAAGAAACTGGACTGAAGACGGAAGACGTTCATTTTATTG GTCATTCCCTTGGGGCACATGTGGCTGGGAATGCGGGCGGTTCGACGACTTCCGGGAAGTTGAGCAGAGTGACAGGTCTGGATCCAGCGTTGCCAGGATTTCACATGCTCGCCTCCGAAAAGACTAGATTAGATCCCACAGACGCGAAATTCGTCGACGTCATACACTCCTGCGGGGGTGTGTTAGGCTTTCTTCAGCCGCTGGGAAAAGCAGACTTTTATCCGAATGCTGGTACGGCGATTCAGCCCGGATGTTGCTGCGTCCCTGAGATAATGGGTAAATTATCGCCGTCATTAGCGCGAATTCTTGTATggaaaacaaaacattttatccTTTCCATTCTAGAGGCTTGCAGTCATGGACGATCATATGTATACTTCACGGAAAGTATAAATTCGAAAACAGGACTGCCTGCTAGGAAATGCGACAGCTGGGATTCGTACATGACCGGGAAATGCGCCAATTCGCAGGTAGTGCTCATGGGAGAGCATGTTGATCAGACCGCTAAGGGCCTATTCTTTCTTAGAACGAGATCGGATCCGCCTTACGCGTACATACCGGAAGTAACTAACAATAATGTGTCTACGTGA
- the LOC105829272 gene encoding pancreatic triacylglycerol lipase isoform X2, whose amino-acid sequence MFQNIVSKQIFVLVILWHSAYSQQWESGLRQRYDGYGEDWIFMPDGNGQPQVAVLRIPETRGVLDNSEIAYIIYTRSNPEKGVRMTLNNVTNLANSGFKPSRKTKFITHGWKSSAMSTGLLNMKEAFLTHGDYNVILVDWEPLAASTFYLGPMQNTVRVGNDAANFIDFLVKETGLKTEDVHFIGHSLGAHVAGNAGGSTTSGKLSRVTGLDPALPGFHMLASEKTRLDPTDAKFVDVIHSCGGVLGFLQPLGKADFYPNAGTAIQPGCCCVPEIMEACSHGRSYVYFTESINSKTGLPARKCDSWDSYMTGKCANSQVVLMGEHVDQTAKGLFFLRTRSDPPYAYIPEVTNNNVST is encoded by the exons ATGTTTCAGAATATAGTGTCAAAACAAATCTTTGTTCTTGTTATATTGTGGCATTCTGCGTATTCGCAACAATGGGAAAGTGGTTTGCGTCAAAGATACGATGGCTATGGAGAGGATTGGATATTCATGCCTGACGGCAACGGGCAACCTCAAGTAGCAGTGTTAAGGATTCCAGAAACGAGAGGCGTATTGGACAATTCGGAAATAGCCTACATCATTTACACTCG atctaATCCGGAAAAAGGTGTACGAATGACTCTAAATAACGTTACGAATCTCGCTAACTCCGGCTTCAAACCCTCGCGGAAAACGAAATTTATAACTCACGGATGGAAATCGAGCGCCATGAGTACCGGACTTTTAAACATGAAAGAAG CTTTTCTCACTCACGGCGACTACAATGTCATCCTTGTGGATTGGGAACCCTTGGCCGCAAGCACATTTTATTTGGGACCGATGCAAAACACCGTAAGAGTCGGAAATGACGCTGCAAACTTTATAGATTTCTTAGTGAAAGAAACTGGACTGAAGACGGAAGACGTTCATTTTATTG GTCATTCCCTTGGGGCACATGTGGCTGGGAATGCGGGCGGTTCGACGACTTCCGGGAAGTTGAGCAGAGTGACAGGTCTGGATCCAGCGTTGCCAGGATTTCACATGCTCGCCTCCGAAAAGACTAGATTAGATCCCACAGACGCGAAATTCGTCGACGTCATACACTCCTGCGGGGGTGTGTTAGGCTTTCTTCAGCCGCTGGGAAAAGCAGACTTTTATCCGAATGCTGGTACGGCGATTCAGCCCGGATGTTGCTGCGTCCCTGAGATAATGG AGGCTTGCAGTCATGGACGATCATATGTATACTTCACGGAAAGTATAAATTCGAAAACAGGACTGCCTGCTAGGAAATGCGACAGCTGGGATTCGTACATGACCGGGAAATGCGCCAATTCGCAGGTAGTGCTCATGGGAGAGCATGTTGATCAGACCGCTAAGGGCCTATTCTTTCTTAGAACGAGATCGGATCCGCCTTACGCGTACATACCGGAAGTAACTAACAATAATGTGTCTACGTGA
- the LOC105829273 gene encoding 5'-AMP-activated protein kinase subunit beta-2 isoform X1 — protein sequence MGNAGSNQPVGHHHGSTVSREHRHSKDHPPSSPGKEGQAFIFDKKPESQKLVFQSSHEEEEPYFAKSGQQDGDDFGSQRPRSNTVSEGTKVADSKVLPTVFKWEGGGKQVYISGTFTGWKTLPMVKSHGDFVTIIDLPEGEHQYKFFVDGEWRHDPGLKIVDNGMGSKNNLVSVRKSDFEVFQALAKDSEGVTSSTQTEYGQEIPPHKPWEKITGPPILPPHLLQVILNKDTPLSCEPTLLPEPNHVMLNHLYALSIKDSVMVLSATHRYRKKYVTTLLYKPI from the exons ATGGGTAATGCGGGCAGTAACCAGCCTGTTGGTCATCATCATGGCTCTACAGTGAGCAGAGAGCACCGGCATAGCAAGGATCATCCTCCATCCTCTCCAGGAAAGGAAGGCCAGGCATTCATCTTTGACAAAAAGCCAGAAAGTCAGAAGCTGGTATTTCAGTCCTCCCATGAGGAAGAAGAGCCATACTTTGCAAAG agTGGCCAGCAGGATGGGGACGATTTTGGATCACAGCGACCAAGATCTAACACAGTGTCCGAGGGAACAAAGGTTGCAGACAGCAAAGTGCTACCGACAGTCTTCAAGTGGGAAGGAGGTGGAAAGCAGGTATACATCAGTGGAACATTCACTGGATGGAAGACATTACCAATGGTGAAAAGTCACGGGGATTTTGTCACAATAATCGATTTGCCAGAAGGAGAACAccagtataaattttttgtcgacGGTGAATGGAGGCACGATCCTGGACTG AAAATTGTTGACAATGGTATGGGCTCAAAGAACAATTTAGTTTCTGTAAGAAAGTCCGACTTTGAAGTATTTCAAGCTCTCGCAAAGGATAGCGAGGGCGTTACTAGTAGTACGCAAACAGAGTATGGTCAGGAGATACCACCGCATAAACCTTGGGAGAAGATAACCGGCCCACCCATCCTACCGCCGCACCTGCTGCAAGTTATCCTTAACAAAGACACACCATTATCC TGCGAGCCTACTCTTCTACCTGAACCAAATCACGTTATGTTGAACCATCTATACGCCTTGAGCATTAAGGACAGTGTAATGGTCCTATCAGCTACGCATCGTTACCGCAAAAAATATGTCACAACTTTGCTTTACAAACCAATTTAA
- the LOC105829273 gene encoding 5'-AMP-activated protein kinase subunit beta-2 isoform X2, whose product MGNAGSNQPVGHHHGSTVSREHRHSKDHPPSSPGKEGQAFIFDKKPESQKLVFQSSHEEEEPYFAKDGDDFGSQRPRSNTVSEGTKVADSKVLPTVFKWEGGGKQVYISGTFTGWKTLPMVKSHGDFVTIIDLPEGEHQYKFFVDGEWRHDPGLKIVDNGMGSKNNLVSVRKSDFEVFQALAKDSEGVTSSTQTEYGQEIPPHKPWEKITGPPILPPHLLQVILNKDTPLSCEPTLLPEPNHVMLNHLYALSIKDSVMVLSATHRYRKKYVTTLLYKPI is encoded by the exons ATGGGTAATGCGGGCAGTAACCAGCCTGTTGGTCATCATCATGGCTCTACAGTGAGCAGAGAGCACCGGCATAGCAAGGATCATCCTCCATCCTCTCCAGGAAAGGAAGGCCAGGCATTCATCTTTGACAAAAAGCCAGAAAGTCAGAAGCTGGTATTTCAGTCCTCCCATGAGGAAGAAGAGCCATACTTTGCAAAG GATGGGGACGATTTTGGATCACAGCGACCAAGATCTAACACAGTGTCCGAGGGAACAAAGGTTGCAGACAGCAAAGTGCTACCGACAGTCTTCAAGTGGGAAGGAGGTGGAAAGCAGGTATACATCAGTGGAACATTCACTGGATGGAAGACATTACCAATGGTGAAAAGTCACGGGGATTTTGTCACAATAATCGATTTGCCAGAAGGAGAACAccagtataaattttttgtcgacGGTGAATGGAGGCACGATCCTGGACTG AAAATTGTTGACAATGGTATGGGCTCAAAGAACAATTTAGTTTCTGTAAGAAAGTCCGACTTTGAAGTATTTCAAGCTCTCGCAAAGGATAGCGAGGGCGTTACTAGTAGTACGCAAACAGAGTATGGTCAGGAGATACCACCGCATAAACCTTGGGAGAAGATAACCGGCCCACCCATCCTACCGCCGCACCTGCTGCAAGTTATCCTTAACAAAGACACACCATTATCC TGCGAGCCTACTCTTCTACCTGAACCAAATCACGTTATGTTGAACCATCTATACGCCTTGAGCATTAAGGACAGTGTAATGGTCCTATCAGCTACGCATCGTTACCGCAAAAAATATGTCACAACTTTGCTTTACAAACCAATTTAA